From the Candidatus Brocadia sp. genome, one window contains:
- the cdhC gene encoding CO dehydrogenase/CO-methylating acetyl-CoA synthase complex subunit beta: MSKIICSAAIRGAYQIVDKADQKLAEAIAQKGRDCKVEFPNTAYYLPIIYSMTGIAVKTLEDCVHVLGMARSMLPPLPAEHNWVPYLGHTLDAGMATLFAEEVYEACKYLIGPHPVDGIWLGAADDVIMRERGIEFVDGTAPGFAAIVGCAPDADTAVKIARELQQKNLYVFIQSNNLGVSFAEQLAEKGVQMGWDTRLVPFGKETSAAVYSLGFANRAALSFGNVPAGDFRRNLLYNKNRIFAFVLALGTEVTDEQYANAAGAINYGFPTITNIDIPEILPTGVCTYEHVVSRVPVDKIVDKCIEVRGLKISIHKIEIPVAYGPAFEGERIRKEDMQIEVGGPGTPAFEYVCAKESHEVEDGKIQVIGPDLDEIKPGPGVSLGIMVEVYGRKMQPDFEPIFERQMHRFLGEAQGLFHMGQRDIIRHRISKEAFKAGFRIKHIGNIIHAKFHSDFGAIVDKVQVTLYTKREDVERLLKDIRAAYAERDARLKGMTDDSVGMFYSCTLCQSFAPTHICVVTPERSGLCGSVSWLDGKAGYEINPTGPNQPIERGKVIDGRLGQWEGTNSFIYNGSNRSLEKVSLYSIMTDPMTSCGCFECISAMLPMTNGIMVVDRDFTEMTPCGMKFSTLAGTVGGGLQTPGFMGHSKFYLGSRKFISADGGLARVVWMPKALKEELAETLSKTAEELGLEDFLNKIADETVAQTEEDVLTYMQKVNHPALALAPMF, from the coding sequence ATGTCGAAGATCATCTGTTCTGCCGCCATCCGCGGCGCGTATCAAATTGTAGACAAGGCTGATCAAAAGCTTGCTGAAGCAATCGCGCAGAAAGGGCGTGATTGTAAAGTAGAATTCCCCAATACAGCCTATTATTTGCCAATCATTTATTCAATGACGGGTATTGCCGTAAAAACTTTGGAGGATTGTGTCCATGTGTTAGGCATGGCTCGAAGCATGTTGCCTCCATTACCTGCTGAACATAACTGGGTTCCATATTTGGGTCACACCCTGGATGCAGGTATGGCTACTCTTTTTGCCGAGGAGGTGTACGAGGCCTGTAAATATTTAATTGGACCTCACCCGGTGGATGGGATATGGCTAGGGGCTGCCGATGATGTTATCATGCGCGAACGCGGTATTGAATTCGTGGATGGTACGGCTCCTGGTTTTGCAGCTATTGTTGGATGTGCACCTGATGCAGACACAGCCGTCAAGATTGCCAGAGAACTCCAGCAAAAGAATCTTTATGTATTTATACAATCCAATAACCTGGGCGTATCTTTTGCTGAACAGTTGGCTGAAAAAGGTGTCCAGATGGGATGGGATACCCGATTGGTACCCTTTGGAAAAGAAACCTCAGCAGCAGTATATTCTCTTGGTTTTGCAAACAGGGCTGCCCTTTCCTTTGGAAATGTTCCGGCGGGTGATTTCAGGAGAAATCTCCTGTACAATAAGAATCGTATCTTTGCATTTGTCCTTGCATTGGGTACAGAAGTTACCGATGAGCAATATGCAAATGCCGCTGGCGCTATTAACTACGGATTTCCAACGATAACCAATATCGATATTCCTGAAATATTACCCACAGGTGTCTGTACTTATGAGCATGTGGTTTCAAGGGTACCTGTTGATAAGATTGTTGATAAATGCATCGAGGTGCGCGGATTAAAGATTTCTATCCACAAGATTGAAATTCCAGTAGCGTACGGTCCGGCTTTCGAGGGTGAACGCATAAGAAAAGAGGATATGCAAATTGAAGTTGGCGGTCCCGGTACACCTGCCTTTGAATATGTATGTGCAAAGGAAAGCCATGAGGTAGAAGATGGTAAAATACAGGTTATAGGACCTGATCTGGACGAAATTAAGCCTGGTCCTGGTGTGTCTCTTGGTATTATGGTTGAAGTATATGGTCGAAAGATGCAGCCAGACTTTGAACCTATCTTTGAGCGGCAGATGCATCGTTTCCTGGGTGAGGCTCAGGGATTGTTCCATATGGGACAGAGGGATATTATCCGGCATCGTATCAGCAAGGAGGCCTTCAAGGCTGGTTTCAGGATTAAGCACATAGGAAACATTATACACGCCAAATTTCATAGTGATTTTGGAGCTATCGTTGATAAGGTTCAGGTGACCTTATATACAAAAAGAGAAGATGTGGAACGATTATTAAAGGACATACGTGCCGCATATGCGGAGCGTGACGCGCGGTTGAAAGGTATGACCGATGACTCTGTGGGCATGTTTTATAGTTGCACGCTCTGTCAAAGTTTTGCGCCCACACATATTTGTGTTGTAACTCCGGAACGGTCAGGATTGTGTGGTTCTGTGAGCTGGCTGGATGGAAAGGCTGGGTATGAAATTAATCCCACAGGTCCGAATCAGCCGATCGAACGTGGGAAGGTGATTGACGGGAGATTGGGACAGTGGGAAGGTACGAATTCATTCATTTACAACGGCTCAAACAGATCCCTTGAGAAGGTGAGTTTGTACAGCATCATGACAGACCCTATGACGAGTTGTGGTTGCTTTGAGTGCATTTCAGCCATGTTGCCCATGACCAACGGGATAATGGTGGTAGACCGTGACTTTACTGAGATGACACCTTGTGGTATGAAGTTTTCCACGCTTGCCGGAACGGTTGGCGGTGGATTGCAAACACCGGGGTTTATGGGGCATAGCAAGTTTTATTTAGGCAGCAGAAAATTTATTTCCGCAGATGGTGGCCTTGCCCGTGTTGT